In Triticum urartu cultivar G1812 chromosome 6, Tu2.1, whole genome shotgun sequence, the following proteins share a genomic window:
- the LOC125515336 gene encoding cytochrome P450 716B1-like — protein sequence MDYLAIVVALVVAIAIHLLSRAKKRRPANLPPGSLGLPVIGQSLGLLRAMRGADGGNRWVQDRIDRYGPVSKLSLFGTPTVLLAGPAANKFLFFSSALSTRQPRSVQRILGENSILDLHGADHRRVRGALLEFLRPDMLKMYVGGIDAEVRRHVEENWAGRGTVTVLPLMKRLTFDIISALLFGLERGAVRDALAGDFAHMMEGMWAIPVNLPFTAFSRSLKASGRARRVLARITREKKAGRCQPDHGKAPRNSDLITCLLGLTDGHGEQLLSDKEIVDNAMVALIAGHDTSSILMTFMVRHLANDDATLAAMVQEHEEIAMNKGDGEALTWEDLSKMKFTWRVAQEILRIVPPIFGNFRRALEDVEFDGYLIPKGWQVFWTANVTHMDASIFHEPAKFDPSRFENQAASAAPPCSFVAFGGGPRICPGIEFSRIETLVTMHHLVRQFRWKLCSKKNTFVRDPMPSPLRGLPIQIERRTSPPP from the exons ATGGATTATCTGGCCATAGTCGTGGCACTCGTTGTCGCCATTGCCATCCACCTCCTCAGCAGGGCCAAGAAAAGACGGCCGGCCAACCTGCCTCCGGGCTCCCTCGGCCTGCCGGTGATCGGGCAGAGCCTCGGCCTCCTCCGGGCCATGCGCGGCGCCGACGGCGGCAACCGGTGGGTACAGGACCGGATCGACAGGTACGGGCCCGTGTCGAAGCTATCGCTGTTCGGCACGCCGACGGTGCTCCTGGCCGGACCGGCGGCCAACAAGTTTTTGTTCTTCAGCAGCGCGCTTTCGACGCGGCAGCCCCGGTCCGTGCAGCGGATACTCGGAGAGAACAGCATCCTGGACCTCCACGGTGCCGACCACCGGCGCGTCCGCGGTGCTCTGCTCGAGTTCCTCAGGCCGGACATGCTCAAGATGTACGTGGGCGGGATCGACGCCGAGGTGCGGCGCCACGTCGAGGAGAACTGGGCCGGCCGCGGGACGGTGACGGTGCTGCCGCTGATGAAGCGGCTGACGTTCGACATCATCTCCGCTCTGCTCTTCGGCCTGGAGAGGGGCGCCGTTCGGGACGCGCTGGCCGGCGACTTCGCGCACATGATGGAGGGTATGTGGGCCATCCCGGTGAACTTGCCGTTCACGGCGTTCAGCCGGAGCCTCAAGGCCAGCGGCAGAGCCCGTCGGGTGCTCGCGCGGATCACGCGGGAGAAGAAAGCCGGCCGGTGCCAGCCGGATCACGGCAAGGCGCCGCGGAACAGCGACCTCATAACCTGCCTGCTCGGCCTGACGGACGGCCATGGCGAGCAGCTGCTGAGCGACAAGGAGATCGTGGACAACGCCATGGTCGCCCTCATCGCTGGCCACGACACGTCGTCCATCCTGATGACCTTCATGGTCCGCCACCTCGCCAACGATGACGCCACCCTCGCCGCCATGGTCCAAG AGCACGAGGAGATCGCCATGAACAAAGGCGACGGAGAGGCTCTCACCTGGGAAGATCTGAGCAAGATGAAGTTCACATGGCGAGTCGCCCAGGAGATCCTTCGCATCGTCCCTCCGATCTTCGGCAACTTCAGAAGAGCGCTGGAGGACGTCGAGTTCGACGGCTACCTCATCCCAAAAGGATGGCAG GTGTTCTGGACGGCGAACGTGACGCACATGGACGCGAGCATCTTCCACGAGCCGGCCAAGTTCGACCCGTCCCGGTTCGAGAACCAGGCCGCGTCGGCGGCGCCGCCGTGCTCCTTCGTCGCCTTCGGGGGCGGCCCGAGGATATGCCCCGGGATAGAGTTCTCCCGGATCGAGACGCTGGTGACGATGCACCACCTTGTGAGGCAGTTCAGATGGAAGCTCTGCTCCAAGAAGAACACCTTCGTGAGGGACCCCATGCCGTCGCCGCTGCGTGGCCTGCCCATCCAAATTGAGCGTAGGACCTCCCCTCCGCCGTGA